The Drosophila bipectinata strain 14024-0381.07 chromosome 2L, DbipHiC1v2, whole genome shotgun sequence genome has a segment encoding these proteins:
- the LOC122322040 gene encoding fibrinogen C domain-containing protein 1: MSQYLTKTNEKLSKCDEISSCTTAGISIYHIRLPGVSEFQAPCNGAGWTVIQRRMDGSVNFNRGWNEYRDGFGYLTGEFFIGLEKLHQITKSRKHELYISLGKVDGSTDFAKFDDFRIGSEKDSYPLESVGNCTGHAGDSLKVHLKMKFTTYDRDNDLHQGNCAQTDGGGWWYSSCAHSHLNGRFYNDGKMKNNLYGIFWGTWQNNDWSVSLTFVEMMIKPSQ, translated from the exons ATGTCCCAATACTTAACTAAAACTAATGAAAAACTATCTAAATGTGATGAAATAAGCTCCTGTACCACGGCCGGCATAAGCATATACCATATAAGGCTTCCGGGAGTTAGTGAATTTCAGGCTCCTTGCAATGGGGCAGGATGGACGGTGATTCAACGACGTATGGATGGCAGTGTGAACTTCAACCGGGGTTGGAATGAATACAGAGATGGATTCGGTTATTTAACAGGAGAATTTTTCATCGGCCTTGAAAAGTTGCACCAAATAACGAAATCAAGAAAGCACGAACTTTACATCAGTCTAGGAAAAGTGGATGGTTCCACTGATTTCGCAAAATTTGATGATTTTAGGATTGGCAGTGAGAAGGATTCCTATCCATTGGAATCGGTCGGAAATTGCACAGGACATGCAGGGGATTCCCTTAAGGTGCatttgaaaatgaaattcacAACATATGACAGGGATAATGACCTGCATCAAGGCAATTGCGCTCAGACGGATGGTGGTGGCTGGTGGTATTCTTCATGTGCACATAG CCACTTAAACGGAAGGTTCTACAACGATGGCAAAATGAAGAATAACTTATACGGCATATTTTGGGGAACTTGGCAAAATAACGATTGGTCTGTTTCACTGACATTTGTTGAAATGATGATAAAACCTTCACAATAG